accccgttctcttgaacgcttccgcttagcgatctacaagcgtatgtagatgcactcccctctcttttgttgctagtctctccatagatagatcttggtgtctCGTAGGAAAATttggaatttctgctacgttccccaacaccatccaTCAAAAATTTGGAGAGCACTTATAGAGGGAAGAGATATCTTACGGCAAGTGCTGATTAGGAGGATTGGTGATGGTTCATCCACCAACATCTGGCTAGATAACTGGATCCCCAGAGATGAAAATATGAGGCCAATAGTGTGCTTGTCTGCTGCCCGATCCACTTTTGTTTCCAAGCTCATTAACCATACAGAGGCCTCATGGAACCGTGCTACAACAATTATTATTACCGGCAGATGTTGATGccatcattgaaggaaatatgccctagaggcaataataaagttattatttatttccttatatcatgataaatgtttattattaatgctagaattttattaaccgaaaacatgatacatgtgtgaatacatagacaaacttaatgtcactagtatgcctctacttgactagctcattaatcaaagatggttatgtttcctaaccatagacatgagttatcatttgattaacgtgatcacatcattaggagaatgatgtgattgacttgacccattccgttagcttagcagtttatagtttagtatgttgctattgctttcttcatgacttatacatgttcctacaactatgagattatgcaactcccgtttatcggaggaacactttgtgtgctaccaaacgtcacaacgtaactgggtgattacttattataaaggagctctacaggtgtctccgaaggtacatgttgagttggcatatttcgagattaggttttgtcactccgattgtcggagaggtatctctgggccctctcggtaatgcacatcactataagccttccaagcaatgtagctaatgagttagttacagaatgatgcattacataacgagtaaagagacttgccggtaacgagattgaactaggtattgaaataccgacgatcgaatcttgggcaagtaacataccgatgacaaagggaacaacgtatgttgttatgcggtttgaccgataaagatcttcgtagaatatgtaggagccaatatgagcatccaggttccgctattggttattgaccggaaacgtgtctcggtcatgtctacatagttctcgaacccgtagggtccgcacgcttaaagtttcgatgatagttatattatgagtttatgagttttgatgtaccgaaggttgttcggagtcccggatgtgatcacggacatgacgaggagtctcgaaatggttgagacatgaagattgatatattggaagcctatatttggatatctgaagtgttccgggtgaaatcgggattttaccggagtaccgaggggttaccggaacccccgggggcttaatgggccatagtgggccttagtagaGAAGacgagaggcggccagggctgggccgcgtgcccctccccctagtctgaataagacaaggagaggggggcggcgcccccctttccttcctctctctccctcctctttcccctttctccaagtccaacaaggaaaggagggagccctactcccggtgggagtaggactccccatggcgcacctcctccctggccggccgccccctcctcccttgctcctttatatacaggggcaggggggcacctctagagacacaacaacagatcattgatctcttagccgtgtgcggtgcccccctccaccatagtcctcctcgataatattgtagcggtgcttaggcaaagccctgcgatggtaaaacatcaacatcgtcaccacgccgtcgtgctgatggaactctccctcgacactcggctggatcggagttcgagggacatcatcgagctaaacgtgtgctagaactcggaagtgtcatgctttcggtgcttgatcggtcgggccgtgaagacgtacgactacgtcaaccgcgttgttctaacgcttccgctttcagtctacgagggtatgtggacaatactctcccctctcgttgctatgcatcaccatgatcttgcgtgtgtgtaggaatttttttgaaattactacgttctccaacaaccATGAGCATACCGCTTTCTACTAGGCAGGATACTGACTTCTGGAGTTGGCATTTTGAGAGGAACGGACATTTCTCTGTGAAGTCATCATATCGTATGCTTGCAAGCACCAAACGGAGGCGTGAAGCATGGCTCAAGGGCGGCACGAGCGCTTCCAATAGAGCAGGAGAAGATGGATGATGGAAGAAGCTTTGGCATGTTAATGTCTCGGGAAAGATTCGGAATTTTCTTTGGAGGTTAGCAAAACAATCAATTCCTACCGAAGATGTCCGCAAACGCAGGAAAATGTCCCACTCTGATAATTGTCAGCTATGTGGCGCTAGAGACTCTTGGCGACATTCTTTGCTTGAGTGCTCGTCTTCGAGATGTATATGGGCTTTGACCGATGGGGATCTTGCTGAACACCTCATTGCCACTACAAAACCATCGGCGAAGCAGTGGTTGTTTGTGATGATTGAGGCACTCCCACACAATAAATTTGTGCTGTTGACAGTTACTCTTTGGGCTACATGGACAGCCAGGCGAAAGGCGATCCACGAATCAAACTTCCAGAGTCCACATGCCACTTATATCTTTGTGCAGCGGTTCATATCAGAGTTGGAGGCAATCAAAAAGGTTCAGAATAGCATTGTTTGTGTGGCGCCGGCTAGGTACCCCCAGAGGTGGAAACCTCCAGTAGCAGGTATGGTCAAAATCAATGTCGACAGAGGGCTATCCCGTGATGGCGCCACTGGTGCTTCTTCCGCTGTTTGCAGGGATGACGAAGGCCGGTTCCTAGGATCCTCGTCAATGGTGTTTCCTGGAGTTATAGACCCTGCCTGTTTGGATGCCTTAGCATGTCGAGAAGCTCAAGCACTAGCCTTGGATTTGAATCTAGGCAAAGTCATTATTTCATGCGACAGCAAAGGAGTAGTGGACGACATAAAAAATGATGCTCGTGGCATGAACGACACTATCATCCGTGAAATCAGGGAGAACAAATTGCTTTTTCAGGCTTGTAATATTGGTAGAGACACGAACAAAGAAGCTCATAGTTTGGTAAAATTTTCAGTTTCGCTTAGTACGGGTCGCCATTTATGGCTAGGGTACCCGCATGATCCCATTTGTATTCCTTTGAACATCCCCTTTGATCAGTAAAGCTGTTTCTTACCGTTAAAAAAACTACATTTTTTGTTTTATAGTATATTTTTTTATTAACATATTTTTatactatacacacacacacacacacacacacacacaataaacattttaaaaatgtttaaaaagtATTTAAAAATGATGAACAAGTGTTGAAAACATGTTGAACAATTATTTGGAACTTTTTTGATCATGTATTTGaaatatgttaatcaagcattcggaaaatgttgaatgtgtataaaAACTTGGTGATCATGTATTACCAAAATGATGATTTTTCTGATCACgtatataaaaatattaatcaatTATTTGAAAAAACATGTTGAACAAGTAGTgttaaaatgttaatcaagcatttgtaaAATGTTAAGTGTGTTTAGAAAAAATGTTAGCCATGTGTTAGAAAATGTAAATATTGCTTTTAAAAATGGATAATGAAGCATTtcaaaatgttaaatgtgcatagaacaaatgttgaccatgtattagaggaatttttatttgtatttgaaaaatgtttatcaAGCCTTTTGAAAAAGTCTAAAATATGCAAAGAAAAATTGTTGACCATGCATTAAATAatcttaatcttgtatttgaaaaatcttaatcaagcatttaaaaaaagcaaaaaaatgtgTCTAAAAAGATGTTAACCGTGTATCCAAAATGTTTTAGACTTTTATTTGTtataatgttaaacatgtattaaaaaGTGTTTTGACATATACAAGAAATGTAGAatgacaaaaaaacaaaaaccaaaagAACTAAAGTAAAAAGAATACGAGCtaggaaaacagaaaaagaaatgaaGGAAAACCAGCAAAACCAAGAAAAAACGAAATGCCAGCGGAAATCCTCCTTTGTTTTCCCTTTAGGTAGTTCCTGTCCTATATATCTAACACGAACTTAGCCATGGTGTACTGGCTATAAGTATGACGAAGGAACAAGTATCCTGGGTTTGACATGTTTTTTTTTGCCATCTCTAAATTACATAcaagatttaagataagactaccttatcgacCATTATACATGTCCTAACCACTCCACTAACTTGTGGTTAGAGGTAGGATCGCAGCCAACTAGAGACAACCGGAACTGGCCCTCTAAAATGGGATTATTAGTTTTAATATTTCAATTTTTATGGATTATATGTATTAGTTAAGTATTACGTATATGTGATGATTTATATATATCTGCAGTGAATTACCGTGATAAATATATATAGCACAACAATCGTATATAGGCTAACGCTATtctaagcgtgagtgtagaatagcttattctacacccctaGTAAAGCTATATATAAAATCTAGTAAAACGATGTATAAAATGTAGTAATTAAAAAATGTATTTTTTACTACCTAAGTTTGTAATTTACTTAATTTTTACGAAAATCACTATATTTTACATATTGTGTTACTATATTTTGTACGTATCGTTACTGgatgtagaataagctattctacactcacgcttagtTTAGCATTACACGAATTTCATCTTTCTATCTATTTCATACACATTTCTAGCTAGCTATGTTAATTACCATCCATATTTACATAATGGAAAGCATAAACACGCTGAAATAGAACAATTTATAAAACAAATGGCATACAAACAACGCAGCAATATTACGATTGTTGTGCGTCCATGACCACCACCCTTGCCTACGAAAGCTCTTGGCTTTGCCTAAATTCGTGCAGGCGTTTGTTCATGCGAGCGATACGGTCACAGTACAGCTGGagtgcgatctcgagctccaagctggctatttcatcggagatcactacCTTGACATGCAACGGCGATGTTCGTCTACTACGCCTAGGTGGACACTTGCTGGACCAAAGAGGCGCTCGAGCCTAGCGACCAGTTCGTTGGCATCGAGCGgtccgcggacaaggcgaacggcgcaaCCCATGTAAACGGCGTGGCCAGCGTCCGGTTCAAGCACAGTGCGGCTGGCCTATGGTGCAAGTATGGCGCACATGACTGCTGCCCATTCCCGGTGAGGAATCGGGCTATTTACGAGCTGGGGAACCAGCTGCAACGACGTCCGATCCAGTGAGACAACAGACAAGCGATGATGGATCTGTTCTTGCTGCGCGCCTCTCGCTGTCGCGCCAGCCGACCTTCTCCATTTTTCTTGCTTTTTTCTCATTCTTTTGTTTCATTTATTTTCTTCTCCGATTTTTTCATtcctttcattttcttttgttttatttcttttatcttCCTTGaattttttatcttttctttttcttctccgatttgttcattctttttgcatttgtttctttgtttcctatttttttatttttttattttatttctttatttaatttttggcttttgtttctttttccttttcatttttcattcttatatacatgataaatatatttttcaaatatttgttcaatattttaatatacatgatcaacatttcttNNNNNNNNNNNNNNNNNNNNNNNNNNNNNNNNNNNNNNNNNNNNNNNNNNNNNNNNNNNNNNNNNNNNNNNNNNNNNNNNNNNNNNNNNNNNNNNNNNNNNNNNNNNNNNNNNNNNNNNNNNNNNNNNNNNNNNNNNNNNNNNNNNNNNNNNNNNNNNNNNNNNNNNNNNNNNNNNNNNNNNNNNNNNNNNNNNNNNNNNNNNNNNNNNNNNNNNNNNNNNNNNNNNNNNNNNNNNNNNNNNNNNNNNNNNNNNNNNNNNNNNNNNNNNNNNNNNNNNNNNNNNNNNNNNNNNNNNNNNNNNNNNNNNNNNNNNNNNNNNNNNNNNNNNNNNNNNNNNNNNNNNNNNNNNNNNNNNNNNNNNNNNNNNNNNNNNNNNNNNNNNNNNNNNNNNNNNNNNNNNNNNNNNNNNNNNTCCTAATGTCTTAGTTGGTAGGTCGAGGTTTTATTTCGTCCCACCTCGCCCGATTTTTTTggtacctactccctccgtccgggtttattaggcctctcagcatcacaagcatgtccctttttataaggcCCCGCTTTAggaaggtgcatgcatgcaatcatttcattggttgcattgaaagccATTGCTGTTAGTGCCATGGCTGGaaaattaatacacttcatgcgtgctttttcattgactgcatgcatgtgagagagtgcattgggaatGGAATaaaagaattaatgtgagcaaattactatgtgttttggtctaagagaagttgtctttaggcctaataaacccggacggagggagtattttggtacctcctcccacctcctaCCTTCCAACGATTTTCTCCTGGACCGTCGAGTGATGCCCCCCGTGGAGGTAGCGATGCCTCAGGTAGCGAGCGAGGCCTGCACGTCAAAAAAAACCTACGAAAGAAAACCAACTAGAAAAAACCCACCAGCGACGGAGCGAGGCAACGCACACCCTCCCTCCGCAAAACCTAGCCGCCACACGAGGGAAGAGATGAGGGACAACACGTTGCGTCCAGACGTCTCCGTCGCCGGCCTCTCTACACTCCGCTCCCCAGTCCCCACCTCTTCCGGTCCTCCCGCACAGCCGTTCCTCGCGATGACACCAACCGTCCAGAAGCGGAGTCGCCGCCTCGACCCGGGGTCCCCCGTCCCCGTCGTGCTCGGCGCCACGCCCATCGCAAGGCACCACCCGCTCGTTGTCGGCTCGCCCGAGCCTGCCAAGAAGTCCGCCGTGCCGCGGAGGGGCTCCTGGGGCCGAGAAGCATAGCGGCGCCGGCGATGTCGGGGTGCTCGCATCACCCAAGGTTGTCAGGCCCATCGCGCTCAACTTCGAGGAGAGGACGCCCGTCAAGGAGCGGCCCTCGCGAGCTCGGCGTCGAGGAGAGGTCCATCGCCACTGATGAATATCGTGAGCGAGCCAGCGGTCGTGCGTGCGTCAGGACACGCTCGTCAAGGACCCccacccccttccttccttgtGCTCGGCCATGCCTAGCAGCAAGGAGGAGGATCTACTACCCTACGGAAGGGAAGGAAGAGGCCGCCGGCGAGCGAAGCACGGCCAcggcgttggactcgccggggacGGCTGCTCCTCCTGAGGTAACCAACCCCTCCGATCCTCTTCTTCCCCCAATTCTATTTGCATCTGCGTGCGTACGCAACTTCAGTTCTGTACATACATATTCAGTTCAAACTGAACCCCAACCCCAACCCGTTGGCTGAAGCTTCAGTTCTGTACATGCATATTCAGTTCAAACTGAACCCCAATCCAACCCGTTGGCTGAAGCATTTACATGCCTATGTAAACCTGGGAAATGGGAATGCTCCAAAACCCAAATTAAATCAAATCCAAACTGCATATATACCACCCGTCCGTCAAGTGAAATCCACCAAACCAACCCACTCCAATCCATGACCGACAGTACCAACCCAACCATCTCAAAGTTTTGGTTTTGGACTACTACTACTGAACCCAATTTCCAATCTTAACCTACCCATCAGCCGCACATTAAGCTCTGTACCTATGTTCAGTTTGATCAACCGATTAGCAAATCAGTGAGGGCAGGTTCCAATTTTTACTAGATGGGAAAGCATGCCACACTGTAGTTTTGATCGCTCTACGGTTGGACGACAAACATGGAGGAAACCCTGCTGACGTGCATGCGCTCCTCTGCGCTTGGTGACCAATACATCTGCTCCATCGTGAACATGTGCTTCGTGTCAAACAGGTAGCCGCCAAGGGTGAGCTCGTGCAGCGGTTTAGGTATAGATGTGCATCCCATAAGGGAAGCTACAGTTTCTTTCATAAAACTATGTGTTGTTAGTGCATTGCATATTGAAGTAAACTGGATGGGCTTATCTTGAGTTCTCCATCAAGTTATATTACTTCGACAGGAAAAAGTGCAGAAAGACCATATAAAGTACTCTGGTGAGTGTCTCAATTGAACTAGATTTTTTTAGGTGCGTGAAACATGCACAATGATTTGCTCTGTTGAGTGTAAGTTGAACTAGCACTAGAATTATAGCTCATGCCGGTATGCTAATTTTCTGTTTCTCATATCAGCTCTCCTTTTtgtccatttttgttcactactacCTGAAGGAAACTGTACTGGATAGCTGCAGTAGAAACTGTACTATGGAAGGTGCTTACTATTTTACCCTTTTTACTTTGAGGTAAATTTTTGTTATTGTTTCCTTTAGTCAAGTGCTATCCTTCACAAAATTGCATTTCTTTGTTCACTGTGCTAGGGAGGGTGAGCGATTCTGGGAAATTCCTTGTGGCCGTGAAAGGCTTGGATGCCATACTGATTGTAGTGCAATGAGCGGGCATTATTTAGGCCAAGTGTttaatattcaatattttatctTTCCACATCACGGGAATGAGCTCGCGCAAAGCCGAGTAGCGAATCCTGAGAGTGAGGTCAAATGCTGGATGCATATGGGTTTTGTCAACGACAATGGCCAAAAGGCGGCAAAAGTTGACAAAAACTTCTTCACTGTCAAAGATGTAAGGGGGGTGAATCTCTTATTTTTTGTTGGCATACTTGCAGTTAAACTATATATCATTTTTTTTAGTCGAACTTGGTCATCTTATTGTTGTCGCTGTAGATTATTGCTCTGTGCCATCCCATGTGTTGGTGTGTAGATAATGTAATTAGGTGAGTCTATAGGGTCTAAAATGTAAATTGTACAAACAATATATAAATTAGCAGAGAGAATGGATCGGTGAGGAACGATCCAGAAATTCCCCAAATGCTCTTCACACTCCCTCCAATCCCTAGCTCAAATCCCTCAAATCTCAGATGATTTTCAACATGGCATCGGAGCAGGTTAATCCTGTGTGATTTCGACCTTGGTGACGGCTAATTGCGGTGCTGTGTCGCCGTGATTTACGGCTGTGGGCACTTGAGCTGCGTCGTTCGCGAGCTGCCGCCGAGACCTGCGACATCATCTCCAAGCTACGGCACCGAGTGCTGCGCCCAATCTAAGGTAGCCTGTTGACTGCCTCCCGGTGCATCTGTGCTTACTCCCTGTGCTGAGAAGTGGATGTTGTGCTGCCACGGAAAAATTGCTGGTTGCCATTGTGCCGTCCGTCCAAGCAGTAAGCTGTCTTCTGTACTTCATTGATTAGTGCAGCCGGTACTAGTACTTGTGGCTGCCGTTGGAGAACCGTGATTAGTGCAGCCGGATAGCTCATCTTTGCCTAGTGGCCGGATTAAAATACTTGTGCAGTCTGTGTGCATTTGAGAGCAATCTGCACTAGTATATCTGCTTGGCTAGTATCAACTCTGCTTGTACTCTGCTTGTACTGCCTGTGTGTTGTTGTTAGTGGAGATCTGCAAAAACCAAGTCCTGTGTGTCTGGTTTTTTCTTTGTGTGGTGGTAAATCATGGCAGATCCAACAAAGGGGAAATCAGGGGATACTAGTGTGGATAAGTTGTATGAAAATTTAAGCAAAGTAttgagcagcaacaacaacaactcaAAGTGGTTCCTAAAGCTGTCAAGTATGCACTTGAGCCTAATCCAGTGAAGTTGGCTGGACTGGGCAATTACATCAGCTGGGCACGGCATGCCCAGTTAATTCTGAGTTCTCATGGCTATGAAGAATTGCTTAGTGCCGATGAAGAGAAACTGAAAAGTGGTACTATCACCAAACAGATCAATGATAGAGTTTTGGTGTGGTTATTAGGAAGCATGGAACCACCGATACGAGAACAAGTTGAGACTTTGACCACTGTATTTGAAGTGTGGAAAGCTTTGGAGAAGCAATTTTCAGGAAAATCAAATAAGATGCAGGCTACTCGCATCATGCACGAGTTGACTAACTTGAAGCAAGGCTCAAAATCAGTGACTGAGTATGCAGGTGAGATGAAGAGATTGTATAGGGAGTTGCATTATTACCATCCTTTTCAACCTGTTGACAAGAATGATGTGGCTGTTCACCATACCTGGTTTGAACCATTTGTGGGCAAGCTCTTTCTTGATGGCCTAAATCAGGAGTTTGATCTCCGCCGCCAGCTAATATTCTCCAAAACTGAATGGCTAAGCCTTGATGATATCATTTCCAGTGTGATTGAGGAGGAGACTCGTCTTGCTCAACCCAATGAGCATGTTCAAGAAAAATCAGATGCACGTGCAGCCCTATCCATACAAGCTCGTCGTGCTCCTAAGACCTTTGCTAAAATAGATAAAAGCAAACTTTTTTGCAACCACTGCAAAAGGCCTGGGCACACAAAGGATTCATGCTTTGAGCTGCATGGTTATCCAACTTGGTGGGAAAAAGGAAAATCTCAGCCAGGGGGAGGTCAAGGAGCTCATAAAAGACAGGCGAATCTCACTACATCCAAGAGGGAGCTACCGGTAGTAGATGTGCGAGCTCTTGAGGATTTCACCTCCAAGATTAGACTCTCAGAAGACTTGTCTTCCTTCCAGGATTCCTCTAAAGCTGAAACTAGTTTGCATGCCACTTCACTCCAAGGTATAACACCTCACCAGACCCACAATTCTACAATGCAATCAAAATCTTGGATTATTGATACAGGAGCTACCAATCACATGACAGGAGCTTCAAATATATTCACTTCCTATACACCTTGTTCAGGTAAGGACAAAGTACGTGTAGCTGATGGATCCATGGCACCTATCACAGGACGTGGATCTGTTAGGTGCACTAAGACATTGTCCTTACCTCATGTCTTACATGTTCCTAAATTTCCAGTCAATCTCTTGTCAGTTAGCTCTATTACTGAATCTCTCAATTGTAGAGGTTTGTTTTATCCTACCTGGTGTGCTTTTCAGGAGCTAGAGACAGGGAGACTGTTGGGGACTGGGACCGTGCATGATGGACTCTACTATCTTGATGAAGGGAGTGATGAAGTTGCTTTTGCATCATGCTTGTCTCCTAGTCAAGAACTACTACTACACCATCGCAGGCTTGGGCATCTCTCTTTTGCCGCATTGTTTCGTATTTACCCCTCTCTTTTCAAGTTGTGCCCTAGGGAATTGCTTGTATGTGATGCTTGTGAATTGGCTAAACATACAAGAGGTTCATATCCTAGTATAGGATTAAGAAGTGCCAAACCATTTGAAATAATTCACTCAGATGTTTGGGGACCCTGTGAGGTTCGTTCGATTTCTGGGCATCATGGTTTGTAGCTTTTATCGATTGCTTTAGTCGTTACACTTGGCTCTATCTCTTGAAGCATAAGAGTGATGTGTGCTCAGTTTTTAAAGATCTATATGCTCTCATTAAAAATCAACATGGGGCAACTATTAAAACCTTACGTTCAGACAATGGTACAGAATACATGAACCAGGAGTTTGAACAGCTCCTTGTCTCAAACAGCATTGAACATCAAACTACCTGTGTTAACACTCCagaacaaaatggtgttgcagagcgTAAAAATAGACATTTGCTTGAGGTTGCACGCTCACTTATGTTTACAATGAACGTGCCTAAATTTCTTTGGGGGGAAGCAATAAAAACCGCAACATATTTGATAAACCGTATGCCTCTTCGGGTTCTTGGCCATAAGACTCCTGCTGAGTGTCTCTTGAAATCAAATGATTTTGTAGTTCCTCCAAAGGTCTTTGGGTGCGTTTGCTTTGTGCATGATTATAGGAACTCTGTTGGAAAATTAGATCCCCGTGCTCTCAAATGTGTTTTCATGGGTTATTCTCCCTCTCAAAAGGGTTATAGGTGTTGGTGCCCTTCGGAGCACCGTTTTTTTGTGAGCATGGATGTGACATTCCGTGAACATGAATCATATTATGGCTTAACCAGTGACACTGGCATTGCCCTATCTCCACCTGAAGTGCAACAAGAAGGGGAGGGGGATAATGAAGGCTCTCCATTAAGCCCTATTCTTGTTTCCACTTCGGATGGTTTACCTACTCTAGATAATGCTCAAAATCAGGGGGAGGACACAAATAGTGATGGGTGTAATCATGGTTCTGGTCATGGAGACATACAAGATGCAACAGGAAACTCTTCACTTCCTTCACAAGatggtgagcttcacaggcatgaGGACCCAGGTACTAACAATAATCCCTCTAGTCCAATCGCTCCTATTAGCACCACAAGGCAGAGTGATAACCAATTATCTATCCTTGCTCCTGAAAATGACCTGCCTATTGTTGTGAGGAAACCTACTAGAAATCAAAATATTCCAGGACACCTCAAGGATTTTAAACATGATATAGCCAATTTCATTTCCTATAAATATTGTACTCCACCCTTCAAAAGCTTTATTGCATCTTTAGATTCTATCTCCATACCATCAAACTGGAAAATAGCTATAGAGGACCCAAATTGGAAGGAAGAAATGCTTGATGAGATGAAAGCCTTGGAGAAGAATGAGACTTGGGAGCTTGTGGATCTACCACCAGGTAAGCAACCTGTAGGTTGTAAGCGGGTCTTCACTATTAAACACACCCCTGAGGGCAAGGTGGAGAGGTACAAAGCCCGCCTTGTAGCAAAAGGCTACACGCAAACATATGGAATCGATTATGAAGAGACCTTTGCACCGGTGGCAAAGATGAATTCAGTAAGGACACTTATATCATGTGCTGTAAACCTTGATTGGGATATTTACCAGATGGATGTGAAGAATGCTTTCCTTCATGGTGATCTCCAAGAAGAAGTATACATGCATATACCACCTGGATTTGAGTCAAGTCAAACTGTTGGAAAGGTATTGCGCCTGCATCGTTCTTTATATGGCTTAAAGCAATCACCACGTGCTTGGTTTGATCGGTTTAGACATGCTATGCTAAGAGGGGTTATCTTCAAAGTAATGCTGACCATACGCTATTTTACAAGCATACTAATGGCAAGGTTGCAATCTTGATAgtgtatgtcgatgacattgtgATTACTGGAGATGATTCCAAGGAAGTTGCAGATCTGAAGTGTCATCTTGCACATGAGTTTGAAGTGAAGGACTTGGGACAACTAAGATATTTTCTTGGTATAGAGGTCTCACGAGGGTCAAAAGGTATTTTTCTCTCACAGCGAAAATAT
Above is a window of Triticum aestivum cultivar Chinese Spring chromosome 6B, IWGSC CS RefSeq v2.1, whole genome shotgun sequence DNA encoding:
- the LOC123140020 gene encoding uncharacterized protein gives rise to the protein MEPPIREQVETLTTVFEVWKALEKQFSGKSNKMQATRIMHELTNLKQGSKSVTEYAGEMKRLYRELHYYHPFQPVDKNDVAVHHTWFEPFVGKLFLDGLNQEFDLRRQLIFSKTEWLSLDDIISSVIEEETRLAQPNEHVQEKSDARAALSIQARRAPKTFAKIDKSKLFCNHCKRPGHTKDSCFELHGYPTWWEKGKSQPGGGQGAHKRQANLTTSKRELPVVDVRALEDFTSKIRLSEDLSSFQDSSKAETSLHATSLQGARDRETVGDWDRA